The Candidatus Methylarchaceae archaeon HK02M2 DNA window ATCATCTTAGCACACAGTAACTCATCTATTCTGATAATCATACAAGCAGTTTCTGTAGCTGATTTTATGATTTGCATCTTAACTCTTAGGGGCTCTAGTATGTTATTTTCCTTCATGTCTTCAATTTTACCTGAGAATACATTTACTCCATGCCATAAATTACCTTCTTTGTGTTTAGCCCTGAGATTAACTAAAAGAGTTATTTGGTCGAGTCCGGCATTTTGAGCTAATGCCGATGGTATGCTCTCTAAAGAATCCGCAAAGGCTTCAACAGCCAACTGTTCCCTTCCACCAACAGTATTCGCAAGCTCTCGAATTTGTTTAGACAATTCAGCTTCAGGCGAACCTCCTCCAGCCACGATCTTTTCATCCTCGACAACGTTTCTTATGACACAAAGAGCATCATGTAATGCCCTCTCTGCCTCGTCGACCACGTGCTTTGTACCCCCCCTTAAAAGTATAGTAATAAAATCAGGGTTTTTACAATCGCGTAAAAAGATCAACTTTTTTCCACCTATCTTTATCTCTTCTACTAGACCCGCTTCACCCAGACCATCAGGACCAATGTCATCAATGTGAGATGCTATTCGAGCTCCTGTCGCTTTTGCAATTTTCTTAAGATCTTCTTCATCTACTCGCCTTACTCCCATTATTCCTTTTCTTACCATGTTATGGGTAACAACATAATCAAGGGCTGTTTTGCAAAAGAGAACGTTAACACCTGCATCAGCAATCTTATCAACCCAGCCTTTGAGTATGTCCTTCTCTCCTTTCATGTAATTCTGAAGCTGATCTGGATTGTCGACTTGTAGTTCACGAACAAAAGTCACTGCACCTCTATCTAAATCTAGACCCTCATGCTTCTTTACTAGAGCTATTCTAGCATCTTTGACCCTCCTAGGCATGCCGGCTTCTATGGTATCTATAACATCTTCTTTTATTACTATACCTTTGATTATTTCTGTTTCTTCTAAGCCTTTTCCACTTTTCTTCACGATTTCGATATTATTGATGTCTACTTTTACCTTTCCATTCTCTTCTTTAGTTATCAGTCTTATCGCTTTGACAGCTATATCTGCCAAATATTCTTTTACTATTGATGCACTTTTACTTCCCATAGAAGTAATAGCGATTTTTTTTAATATCTCATCATTATTTTTGTCGACGTTTATAGCTATTTTATCTAGTATTTCCTTTGCCTTTTCAGCGGCTATCTTATATCCGTCTACCAGAACGTTGGGATGAACTCCTTTTTCTATCAGTTTCTGTGATTTTTTTATTAGCTCTCCAATAATTACAACAACACTTGTAGTTCCGTCCCCAACTTCACTATCTTGAGCTTTTGCGGCTTCAACAAGCAACTTCGAAATAGGATGTTTGAAATCTGCATCTTTCAAGATTGTAGACCCATCATTGGTTATGGTGACACGCTCAATCTTTCTAAGATTATCATCTGTCCATCTAATTGCCGTTAACATTTTATCAAGGCCACGTGGACCTAACGTAGATCGAACCATCTCTGCGGTTATTATAGCTGCAGTCATATTGTTCTTCTGTATAATACCTTTTTTTACATGAGTTGTACCTTCTTTTAGGATTAAAGTTGGGGAAGATGACATTTACAATTCACCAATATAGTCTGCTAAATAAAAATTCAAAGTTGGAAATATTTAAGTTTGTTGCGCTCTACTTATTATGAGAGTTTATGAGAAAAGTCCCGCGGGCAGGACATTCAGGTTAATTGCACCTTTTGAACCTGCGACACTCCGGTTTCTGTGTGCTCAGTAGGCTGGTGAAGTGAACCATGGCTCACCTCTACAGCATCTCCCCCTCACATGAGGGTCGGAAGCTCTACCAAGCTGAGCTACCGCGGGACAGATTGCAGTTAATGTAAGGAGACAAATAAATATTTATCCACTAATAAATGTGGACTAAATGTTAGACACCAATTGACTTTCTGCCTATACTATAAATCGTGAGTAAAATATAACTAAAAATTACAGTTTCACCAATTTATTTTTAGATATTCTAATAATTTTAATTTTAGTATTTTTATCAGTTCTGGATCATCTCTAAAATATCTGTCTGATATGTTTAGGACTATTATTTTGTTTTTAGCTGTTGGTTTTAAGTTAAGTATGGCTGTCTTATGGTAATTTTCCATAACGAAGATTATATCACTCCAGTCTATGAGGTTTATTGTAACCTTTTTACGAGCTCTTATCCATGTTCCAGCCGAGATAACTTCAAATTTTTCTCTACCTGTAAAAAGCTTTTCAGCAGTAGGACTTCGAGCTATATTACCTGTACAGACAAAAAGAATCCTTTTAGTCAACCAATCTTATCATTTATAATCATTCTTTTAAACATCAAATTAATGTATTTTTACGGAAATGATGGAGAGATCAGAAAAAACCATAATGTCCAATTGAAGTTACATATAATGTTATAAA harbors:
- a CDS encoding thermosome subunit, whose translation is MSSSPTLILKEGTTHVKKGIIQKNNMTAAIITAEMVRSTLGPRGLDKMLTAIRWTDDNLRKIERVTITNDGSTILKDADFKHPISKLLVEAAKAQDSEVGDGTTSVVVIIGELIKKSQKLIEKGVHPNVLVDGYKIAAEKAKEILDKIAINVDKNNDEILKKIAITSMGSKSASIVKEYLADIAVKAIRLITKEENGKVKVDINNIEIVKKSGKGLEETEIIKGIVIKEDVIDTIEAGMPRRVKDARIALVKKHEGLDLDRGAVTFVRELQVDNPDQLQNYMKGEKDILKGWVDKIADAGVNVLFCKTALDYVVTHNMVRKGIMGVRRVDEEDLKKIAKATGARIASHIDDIGPDGLGEAGLVEEIKIGGKKLIFLRDCKNPDFITILLRGGTKHVVDEAERALHDALCVIRNVVEDEKIVAGGGSPEAELSKQIRELANTVGGREQLAVEAFADSLESIPSALAQNAGLDQITLLVNLRAKHKEGNLWHGVNVFSGKIEDMKENNILEPLRVKMQIIKSATETACMIIRIDELLCAKMIDTEKDEGLEARFREMKMRGRIGRHKRRWKQTPVWVPK